The sequence below is a genomic window from Bacteroidota bacterium.
TTCAGGAACGGGATAATAATTTCCGTCAATGATCTTGTTCAGATTTTTCGTGACGGTATAAGTCACTTCAAAAAGTTTCTGGTGATCGAATTGTCCTTTGTCAACGAAACGCGGCAACGCGAGTGAAGCAAGATTACAAACCGCGATCTCTTCGGAGGAAGTGTACTCCATGATCTCTGTGCAGAGATTTGATGATTTGATGGTTCCAAGATTCTGCTGGTTGCTTTTCCTGTTTGCAGCATCTTTGAAAAGCATGTAAGGATTTCCGGTTTCGATCTGTGATTCGAGAATAGCGAACCAGAGATCCTGCGCCTGTATCGTTTTGCGCTGGCGGCCTTCCGCTTCATATTTCTCATAAAGTTTTTCAAATTCTTCACCCCAGCATTCGTGCAAACCCGGAGCTTCATTCGGGCAGAAGAGTGACCAGGTAGAATTTTCTTTCACACGTTTCATAAAAAGATCGGGGATCCACATGGCGGTGAAAAGATCGCGCGCGCGCATTTCTTCTTTCCCGTTATTTTTTCTGATATCGAGAAATTCGAAAATATCAGCGTGCCAGGGTTCGAGATAAATCGCAAAAGATCCTTTGCGTTTTCCGCCGCCCTGATCCACGTATCGTGCGGTGTCGTTGTACACGCGCAGCATGGGAATAATTCCATTGGAAGTTCCGTTGGTGCCTTTGATGTAAGAACCGGTTGCGCGAATGTTGTGAATGCTCAATCCGATTCCGCCGGCGCTCTGAGAAATTTTCGCACAATTTTTCAGCGTATCATAAATTCCGTCGATGCTGTCTTCTTTCACTGTCAATAAAAAGCAGGAAGACATTTGCGGTTTGGGTGTTCCCGCGTTGAAGAGCGTGGGCGTTGCGTGCGTGAACCAGCGCTCGCTCATGAGATTGTAAGTTTCTATTGCCGATTCAATATCTTCTTTGTGAATTCCAACGGACACGCGCATGAGCATGTGCTGCGGGCGCTCGGCAACTTTTCCGTCGATCTTCAGCAGGTAAGAACGTTCGAGTGTTTTGAATCCGAAATAATCATAACCGAAATCGCGATCGTAGATGATAGATGAATCGAGCAGTTGCGCATTGTTGTGGATAATTTCATAAACATCATCTGCAATAAGCGCCGCCTTGTGTCCGGTTTTCGGATCAAGATAATTGTAGAGAAGATCTATCGTTTTCGAAAAAGATTTTTCTGTGTTCTTATGCAAATTGGAAACGGCTATGCGCGATGCGAGCAACGCATAGTCGGGATGTTTAGTGGTGAGCGACGCGGCGGTTTCGGCTGCGAGATTGTCGAGTTCGCTGGTGGTGACACCGGGATAAATTCCCTGGATCACTTTCATAGCCACTTCCACTGCGCTTACATGCACCGGGTCGAGTGCATAGCAGAGTTTCTGAATCCGGGCTGTGACTTTGTCGAATTTCACAGACTCCTTGCTTCCGTCGCGTTTGATTACATACATAAGGGGGAGCGTTTTTGGGTTTTGAGGATCGGGAGGATTGCGTATGCAGTTTTTTTTCTTTCAGCTCATCGCTGAGTTGAATTTCAGTTTAAAAATCTTCGTCGAGTTTAAAAACGTTGCTTGCACGGTCGCCTGTAACACCTGCTTTCTGGTATTCTGCAACACGTTTTTCAAAGAAATTGGTTTTGCCCTGGAGCGAGATCATTTCCAT
It includes:
- a CDS encoding ribonucleoside-diphosphate reductase subunit alpha; its protein translation is MYVIKRDGSKESVKFDKVTARIQKLCYALDPVHVSAVEVAMKVIQGIYPGVTTSELDNLAAETAASLTTKHPDYALLASRIAVSNLHKNTEKSFSKTIDLLYNYLDPKTGHKAALIADDVYEIIHNNAQLLDSSIIYDRDFGYDYFGFKTLERSYLLKIDGKVAERPQHMLMRVSVGIHKEDIESAIETYNLMSERWFTHATPTLFNAGTPKPQMSSCFLLTVKEDSIDGIYDTLKNCAKISQSAGGIGLSIHNIRATGSYIKGTNGTSNGIIPMLRVYNDTARYVDQGGGKRKGSFAIYLEPWHADIFEFLDIRKNNGKEEMRARDLFTAMWIPDLFMKRVKENSTWSLFCPNEAPGLHECWGEEFEKLYEKYEAEGRQRKTIQAQDLWFAILESQIETGNPYMLFKDAANRKSNQQNLGTIKSSNLCTEIMEYTSSEEIAVCNLASLALPRFVDKGQFDHQKLFEVTYTVTKNLNKIIDGNYYPVPEARRSNMRHRPIGLGVQGLADTFILMRYPFDSPEARKLNSEIHETIYYASMTASKDLAKRDGAYETFPGSPASKGIFQFDMWGVTPGSRWEWDILREEVKKFGIRNSLLLAPMPTASTSQILGNNECFEPYTSNIYTRRVLSGEFVVVNKHLLKDLVKLGLWNDNLKNKIIAANGSVQEIPEIPQNVKDIYRTVWEISQRSLIDMAADRGAYICQSQSLNLFVPSPNFAKLTSMHFYAWEKGLKTGMYYLRTKAAADAIKFTVDQSALAEPVNEVVAETAVSLDEAKEQMACSLDNPDACEACGS